A window from Setaria italica strain Yugu1 chromosome VIII, Setaria_italica_v2.0, whole genome shotgun sequence encodes these proteins:
- the LOC101760660 gene encoding uncharacterized protein LOC101760660, with translation MILLPVLHQHHWSVYCVNFGQSRIDVLDSFLYNPESDNNWDNYHLEFGKKIMHRLSDALSIAAPLKFKSFKNWRHVPVKVPVQKATSDSAFFAMKFLEFYDGDGHGSLHTSIAAERSKELRAETLYYLTFHKQNKVVALPDEILQYRRDDHHPFFY, from the exons atg ATTCTTCTACCAGTTCTACATCAGCACCATTGGTCTGTTTATTGCGTTAACTTTGGCCAATCACGGATTGATGTGCTTGACTCATTTTTGTACAATCCTGAGTCTGACAACAATTGGGACAATTATCATTTGGaatttgggaaaaaaatcatgCACCGACTAAGTGATGCACTCTCCATTGCTGCACCTCTCAAATTTAAATCATTCAAGAACTGGAGACATGTCCCGGTCAAGGTTCCCGTCCAGAAGGCCACGTCGGACAGTGCATTCTTTGCCATGAAGTTTCTCGAGTTCTATGATGGTGATGGCCATGGCTCACTACACACTAGCATCGCTGCT GAACGATCTAAAGAGTTGCGTGCTGAGACCTTGTACTACCTCACTTTTCATAAGCAGAACAAGGTTGTGGCGCTGCCCGATGAAATCCTTCAGTACCGTCGAGATGATCATCACCCTTTTttctattag